In Chryseobacterium oranimense, a single window of DNA contains:
- a CDS encoding YdiU family protein, which translates to MNIEQITQPFTDIFPGDLSGNTMQRNTPKVLFATVKPAGFDEPKLIAFNEPLSEEIGLGKYEEKDLGFLVGNALPENVKTYATAYAGHQFGNWAGQLGDGRAILAGEIISKEGKKTEIQWKGAGATPYSRHADGRAVLRSSVREYLMSEAMHHLGVPTTRALSLAFTGEDVVRDMMYNGNPQLEKGAVVIRTAESFLRFGHFELMSAQREYNTLQDLADFTIENYYPEITSDGDQKYKDFFKNICTRTADLMVEWFRVGFVHGVMNTDNMSVLGLTIDYGPYSMMDEYDLNFTPNTTDLPGRRYAFGKQGQISQWNLWQLANALHPLIKDEKFLEDTLNHYGTYFWEAHDKMLCRKFGFDELRESDEEFFTNWQGLMQELHLDYTLFFNQLEKLNQNSNIRSLFENISYSGLDDEKIRKLEDFVKNYDARLSYNTISKEESLSLMKHSNPKFTLRNYLLYQCIEEISIGNTEMFEKLTHALENPYVEMYPEFSVKRPSTYDDTTGCSTLSCSS; encoded by the coding sequence ATGAATATTGAACAGATCACACAACCCTTTACCGATATATTTCCGGGTGACCTTTCAGGTAATACAATGCAGAGAAACACCCCAAAAGTTTTATTTGCAACCGTAAAGCCGGCAGGTTTTGACGAGCCAAAGCTCATTGCCTTTAATGAACCCCTGTCTGAAGAGATAGGACTGGGAAAATATGAAGAAAAAGATCTGGGTTTTCTTGTAGGAAATGCCCTTCCTGAAAATGTAAAGACCTATGCTACCGCTTATGCCGGCCACCAGTTTGGAAACTGGGCAGGACAGCTTGGAGACGGAAGAGCCATCCTTGCCGGAGAAATCATCAGCAAAGAAGGAAAAAAGACGGAAATCCAATGGAAAGGTGCAGGAGCAACCCCTTATTCCAGACATGCAGACGGAAGAGCCGTACTGAGATCTTCTGTACGTGAATACCTGATGAGTGAGGCGATGCATCATCTGGGTGTTCCTACTACCAGGGCTTTAAGCTTGGCCTTTACCGGCGAAGATGTGGTAAGGGATATGATGTACAACGGAAACCCGCAGCTGGAAAAAGGAGCCGTTGTGATCCGTACCGCTGAAAGCTTTTTACGTTTCGGGCATTTTGAACTGATGTCTGCCCAAAGAGAATACAATACTTTGCAGGATTTAGCAGATTTTACCATTGAAAATTACTACCCGGAAATCACTTCGGACGGTGATCAGAAATACAAAGACTTCTTTAAAAATATATGTACCCGAACAGCAGATCTGATGGTCGAATGGTTCCGGGTAGGGTTTGTTCATGGAGTTATGAATACCGACAACATGTCCGTTTTAGGCTTAACTATCGATTATGGTCCTTATTCAATGATGGATGAGTATGATCTGAATTTCACCCCGAATACAACCGACCTTCCCGGAAGAAGATATGCCTTCGGAAAGCAGGGCCAGATTTCACAATGGAACCTTTGGCAGCTTGCCAATGCCCTTCATCCGCTCATCAAAGATGAAAAATTTTTAGAGGATACTTTAAATCATTACGGAACCTATTTCTGGGAAGCTCATGACAAAATGCTCTGCAGAAAATTCGGTTTTGATGAGCTCAGAGAGAGTGATGAAGAATTTTTTACCAACTGGCAGGGATTAATGCAGGAACTCCATCTGGATTATACCTTATTTTTTAATCAGTTAGAAAAATTAAATCAAAACAGCAATATCAGAAGTCTTTTTGAGAACATTTCCTATTCCGGATTAGATGATGAAAAGATAAGAAAGCTGGAAGATTTTGTGAAGAACTATGATGCCAGGTTATCATACAATACCATTTCAAAAGAAGAATCGCTATCATTAATGAAACATTCCAACCCGAAATTCACATTGAGGAACTATCTTCTCTACCAATGCATCGAAGAAATCAGCATCGGAAACACAGAAATGTTTGAAAAACTGACTCATGCTTTAGAAAATCCTTATGTAGAAATGTATCCTGAGTTTTCAGTAAAACGCCCTTCAACCTATGATGACACTACCGGATGCTCTACCCTATCCTGCAGCTCATAA